The following proteins come from a genomic window of Desulfobacterales bacterium:
- a CDS encoding helix-turn-helix domain-containing protein encodes MENKSDNILTIEELSVYLKIPKSTLYKLVREGKIPAQKVGRHLRFFRESIDEWMKRQNEPGRQG; translated from the coding sequence ATGGAAAACAAATCGGACAACATCCTGACCATAGAGGAGTTATCCGTTTACCTAAAAATTCCCAAGTCGACGCTCTACAAGCTCGTCCGAGAGGGCAAAATCCCGGCCCAAAAAGTGGGACGACACCTGCGCTTTTTTCGGGAGTCCATCGACGAATGGATGAAGCGGCAAAATGAGCCTGGGAGGCAGGGGTAG
- a CDS encoding DEAD/DEAH box helicase family protein → MALNEADTCRRYIVPKLQAVGWDDEPHRINEQVTFTDGRIIVSGRQGRRRPGKRADYILRYRPDMPIAVVEAKPSYANPGQGLQQAKEYAEILGLKFAYATNGQGIVEFDYITGLEREIADFPTPEELWARLVNSERLSPELAERLLAPAYHLSGKSPRYYQEIAINRTVQAVLQGRRRILLTMATGTGKTVVAFQICWKLWSSRWNRTGDYRRPRILYLADRNVLVDDPMAKIYAPFGDARWKIEGGVANKSREMYFTIYQAIARDERRPGLYREYSPDFFDLIIVDECHRGSAKDDSNWRAILAYFEPAFQVGMTATPRRQDNADTYRYFGDPIYQYSLRQGIDDGFLAPYRVHRVITTWDAAGWRPSQGDLDRYGREIPDDEYRTNDFERIVSLKARTEAVARHLTEFLNKTGRFDKTIVFCVDQEHADEMRRALNNLNSDLARQHSDYVCRVTSDEGGIGRGHLSNFQDVERRTPVILTTSQMLTTGIDAPTVQNVVLVRVINSMTDFKQIIGRGTRVRDDYGKFFFSILDYTGSATRMFADPDFDGDPSIETEQHIDEEGRPTDSEAVMTPEEEPEAGDEVIVDPLPPDEGAPAERRKFYFDGGQVEIAAHLVYELDADGNQLRVVHFTDYTAEKVRTLYRNAAELRNDWADPNHRKEIIYKLGERGIDFDALASMADQPDADPLDLLCHIAFNAPLRTRRERAQRLRSEKKDFFDQYGPEAREILGELLDKYTEHGTAQFVIPDVLEVPPISKRGNVIQIARYFGGEDRLVEAIRELQTLLYAA, encoded by the coding sequence ATGGCCTTGAACGAAGCCGATACCTGCCGCCGCTATATCGTCCCCAAGCTCCAAGCAGTGGGGTGGGATGACGAACCGCACCGCATCAACGAGCAGGTCACTTTCACCGATGGCCGCATCATTGTGTCCGGCCGCCAGGGACGCAGAAGACCCGGAAAGCGCGCCGACTACATTCTTCGTTACCGCCCTGATATGCCCATAGCCGTGGTCGAAGCGAAACCCTCATATGCCAACCCTGGCCAGGGTCTTCAACAGGCTAAGGAATATGCGGAAATCCTCGGCCTAAAATTCGCTTACGCGACCAACGGCCAAGGTATCGTGGAATTTGACTACATTACCGGTCTCGAGCGTGAGATAGCAGATTTCCCCACACCGGAAGAACTGTGGGCGCGTTTGGTCAATTCGGAGCGTCTCAGCCCCGAGTTGGCGGAACGTCTTCTTGCGCCGGCCTATCATTTGAGCGGCAAATCGCCGCGCTACTACCAGGAGATCGCCATCAACAGAACCGTTCAGGCGGTTCTTCAGGGACGCCGTCGCATCCTGCTGACAATGGCTACTGGGACGGGCAAAACCGTCGTGGCGTTCCAGATCTGCTGGAAGCTTTGGTCATCGCGCTGGAACCGAACCGGGGACTACCGGAGGCCTCGAATTCTGTATCTGGCGGATCGCAATGTCCTGGTCGATGACCCTATGGCCAAGATATACGCTCCCTTTGGCGATGCGCGCTGGAAAATAGAGGGGGGCGTGGCCAACAAGAGCCGGGAAATGTACTTCACGATCTACCAGGCCATCGCTCGAGACGAACGCAGACCTGGACTCTATCGCGAATATTCGCCGGATTTCTTTGATTTGATCATCGTGGACGAGTGCCACCGAGGAAGCGCCAAGGACGATAGCAATTGGCGGGCTATACTTGCGTATTTCGAACCTGCATTCCAGGTGGGGATGACGGCAACCCCGCGGCGACAGGATAACGCCGATACATACCGTTACTTCGGAGATCCCATCTACCAATACAGCCTTCGCCAGGGGATCGACGATGGGTTCCTGGCCCCCTATCGGGTCCACCGCGTCATCACCACTTGGGACGCGGCGGGTTGGCGTCCGAGCCAGGGAGACCTTGACCGCTACGGCCGGGAAATCCCGGACGATGAATACCGCACCAACGATTTCGAACGAATCGTGTCTTTGAAAGCCAGGACTGAGGCCGTCGCCAGGCATTTGACCGAATTTCTAAATAAGACAGGGCGATTCGACAAGACCATCGTCTTTTGTGTCGATCAGGAGCACGCCGATGAGATGCGCCGCGCGCTGAACAACCTGAATTCCGACCTGGCCCGCCAACATTCCGATTACGTGTGCCGCGTCACGTCCGACGAGGGCGGCATCGGTCGAGGCCATCTGAGCAATTTCCAGGACGTTGAACGCCGGACACCGGTCATTTTGACCACATCGCAGATGCTGACCACGGGCATAGACGCGCCGACGGTCCAGAACGTCGTGCTCGTCCGGGTCATCAACTCGATGACGGATTTCAAACAGATCATTGGGCGAGGGACCCGTGTCCGGGACGATTACGGCAAGTTCTTTTTCAGCATCCTCGATTACACCGGGTCTGCCACCCGCATGTTCGCCGACCCGGACTTCGACGGTGACCCGTCCATTGAAACGGAGCAGCATATCGACGAGGAAGGCCGGCCCACCGATTCGGAAGCGGTCATGACGCCGGAGGAAGAACCCGAAGCAGGCGACGAGGTGATTGTCGATCCACTCCCTCCGGATGAAGGCGCTCCCGCCGAAAGGCGCAAATTCTACTTCGATGGCGGCCAGGTCGAGATTGCCGCCCACCTTGTCTATGAGCTTGACGCCGACGGTAATCAACTCAGGGTCGTACACTTTACAGACTACACCGCGGAAAAGGTGCGGACGCTTTATCGGAACGCGGCCGAACTTCGGAATGACTGGGCTGACCCCAACCATCGGAAAGAGATTATCTATAAATTGGGCGAACGGGGCATCGATTTCGACGCGTTGGCTTCAATGGCGGATCAACCCGATGCCGACCCTCTCGACCTCCTGTGCCATATCGCCTTTAACGCTCCGTTGCGGACACGGCGCGAGCGCGCCCAGCGCCTGCGCTCCGAGAAAAAGGATTTCTTCGATCAATATGGCCCCGAGGCGCGGGAAATTCTCGGTGAACTTCTCGATAAATACACCGAGCATGGCACCGCCCAATTCGTCATCCCTGATGTGTTGGAGGTTCCTCCAATCAGCAAACGTGGGAATGTAATTCAGATTGCCCGTTATTTCGGTGGTGAAGACCGGCTGGTCGAAGCGATTCGAGAACTGCAAACGCTGCTCTATGCGGCTTAA
- a CDS encoding N-6 DNA methylase, which translates to MAKRTKKVTQPKTTAERLGSVIKSCRQIMRKDKGLSGDLDRLPLLTWVMFLKFLDDLEQIEASRAKMRGTKYRPTVEPPYRWRDWAAQENGVTGQELIAFINQEEAVRPDGTKGQGLFAYLSGLHNGPTSRKRVIASVFSRLANRIQSGYILRDVINQVNAIHFEAQDELFTLGHLYESMLREMRDAAGDSGEFYTPRPVVRFMVEALYPRLGETILDPACGTGGFLVESFNHLGKQVKTVEDRRVLQGESS; encoded by the coding sequence ATGGCAAAACGAACTAAAAAAGTGACCCAACCCAAAACCACGGCCGAGCGTCTGGGCAGCGTCATCAAGTCATGCCGGCAGATCATGCGCAAAGACAAGGGTCTCTCCGGCGACCTGGACCGGCTGCCGCTCCTGACGTGGGTCATGTTTCTCAAGTTTCTCGATGACTTGGAGCAGATCGAAGCGTCGCGCGCCAAGATGAGGGGAACGAAATACCGCCCGACCGTCGAACCGCCTTACCGGTGGCGTGATTGGGCCGCTCAGGAAAATGGTGTTACCGGTCAGGAGTTGATCGCCTTCATCAACCAGGAAGAGGCTGTCCGGCCCGATGGGACCAAAGGTCAAGGGCTGTTCGCCTACCTGAGCGGCCTGCACAACGGCCCTACCAGCCGCAAGCGCGTCATCGCCAGCGTCTTCAGCCGCCTGGCTAACCGAATCCAGTCCGGCTACATCCTGCGCGACGTGATCAATCAGGTCAACGCGATCCATTTCGAGGCCCAGGATGAGCTTTTCACCCTCGGCCACCTCTATGAATCCATGCTGCGGGAGATGCGAGACGCGGCCGGCGACTCGGGCGAGTTCTACACGCCGCGTCCGGTGGTGCGCTTCATGGTCGAGGCCCTTTATCCGCGCCTCGGCGAGACGATCCTTGACCCGGCCTGCGGCACCGGCGGTTTCCTGGTGGAGTCCTTCAACCACCTGGGCAAACAGGTCAAGACCGTGGAGGATAGGCGGGTGCTTCAAGGAGAAAGTTCCTGA
- a CDS encoding HNH endonuclease signature motif containing protein, which produces MKGSGEMPQPDDQARKRPKQRKSVSSLSSKKLYQEADNRCPFCGIADVAVLEIHHIDEDPSNNKIENLIVVCRNCHSNITRGEISPADVHSKKMELFWTHRASPRRSEKSPRQSVNVNAASVSSSIIANTVTFGRKRSPRMQYPVDSIGADTIKKGYIDYLIKRYFDYRQADASYGSFRPFSHAEIHTSIQRRFKAKTFFIHALRFAELCVFIKGRVDQTIQGKRNRSRGIPNYDAFEKYEAEQLRHGQ; this is translated from the coding sequence ATGAAAGGCAGCGGAGAAATGCCCCAACCCGATGACCAAGCGCGCAAGCGCCCGAAACAGCGCAAGTCGGTTTCATCCTTGTCGAGCAAGAAGCTCTATCAAGAAGCCGACAATCGCTGTCCGTTCTGTGGTATCGCGGATGTGGCTGTACTGGAGATTCATCATATCGATGAAGACCCCTCGAACAACAAGATCGAAAACCTGATTGTCGTGTGCAGGAACTGCCACTCCAATATCACGCGCGGGGAGATTTCACCGGCGGATGTCCACTCGAAGAAGATGGAACTGTTCTGGACGCACAGGGCATCACCCCGGCGGTCCGAAAAGAGCCCCAGGCAGTCGGTGAACGTGAATGCCGCGAGTGTCAGCAGCAGCATTATCGCCAACACCGTGACCTTCGGCCGCAAACGGTCGCCCCGGATGCAATACCCGGTGGATTCCATCGGCGCGGACACCATCAAGAAGGGGTACATCGACTATCTGATCAAGCGCTACTTCGATTATCGTCAGGCCGACGCCAGCTACGGCAGTTTCCGTCCCTTCAGCCATGCCGAAATTCACACCAGCATTCAGCGAAGGTTCAAGGCAAAAACGTTCTTTATCCATGCTTTGCGTTTCGCGGAACTTTGCGTATTCATCAAGGGGCGGGTGGACCAGACCATTCAAGGCAAGCGTAATCGCTCGCGTGGCATTCCGAACTACGACGCATTTGAAAAATACGAGGCGGAGCAACTGCGGCATGGCCAATGA
- a CDS encoding sigma 54-interacting transcriptional regulator, producing the protein MTERIKELNCLYGISNLFENQDVSLSWIMQRSVELIPAAWQYPENACARIRIDGQEYTSQNFKETRYRQNAKIILNDQHVGDVDVFYTQAPLDGNEGVFLEEEDRLLRVIGERLGKVFWLKRSEESLKESEERYRVLTEQVAEGVALVQDSRFYYVNPSFCEMFNVSSVDDIINGKVQAPSAGEADEIAMLYKPTVGGVIAKKVEEAYLLKRSDRRFWVQVCHSPIAFKGRPALLSTFKDVTEIKEQQVAAQEIAAQLDNENRALRSSLKERYRLGEILGRSPAMQTVYELILKAAATDACVAVFGETGSGKELVARAIHNHSDRKDKRFVAVNCGAIQESLFEREFFGHRKGAFSSAHADAPGYLDIADGGTLFLDEVSELTINMQAKLLRAIEGGEYRPVGGTEVLSSDFRIISASNVPLVDKVTAGRMRHDFYYRIQVIQIQLPPMRERRQDIPLLVEHFLEKMKAPPGISKVPGRILDILMEYDWPGNVRELRNVLKRYVTLGRIEFLSPGSVPKTAPITKEINLHEALHELEKSLITKALKQAGGNRTLAAKMLGISRRALFRKMSLT; encoded by the coding sequence TTGACCGAAAGGATCAAGGAACTCAATTGTCTGTACGGCATATCCAATCTGTTCGAAAACCAGGATGTTTCATTGTCATGGATTATGCAGCGCTCAGTGGAGCTTATTCCCGCGGCCTGGCAGTATCCGGAAAACGCATGTGCACGGATTAGAATAGACGGTCAAGAGTATACCTCTCAGAATTTCAAAGAAACACGTTATCGACAGAATGCCAAAATTATCCTGAACGACCAACATGTCGGGGATGTGGACGTATTTTATACACAGGCACCGCTGGATGGAAATGAGGGGGTCTTTCTCGAAGAGGAGGACCGGCTTTTAAGGGTCATCGGCGAACGTTTGGGTAAGGTTTTTTGGCTAAAGCGTTCCGAAGAGAGCCTCAAGGAGAGCGAAGAACGATACAGAGTGCTTACCGAGCAAGTCGCCGAAGGTGTGGCCCTAGTTCAAGATTCACGGTTTTACTACGTAAATCCATCCTTTTGTGAGATGTTCAACGTTTCATCTGTAGATGATATAATAAATGGCAAAGTCCAAGCCCCTTCCGCAGGAGAGGCGGATGAAATAGCGATGCTCTATAAGCCGACGGTAGGTGGTGTTATCGCAAAGAAGGTCGAGGAAGCTTATTTGCTGAAGCGATCTGATAGGAGGTTTTGGGTCCAAGTATGTCACAGTCCCATTGCTTTTAAGGGGCGCCCGGCTTTGTTATCAACTTTTAAAGACGTTACTGAGATAAAAGAACAGCAAGTTGCCGCCCAGGAAATTGCGGCGCAACTGGACAATGAAAACAGGGCTCTGAGATCTTCCTTGAAGGAAAGGTATAGACTTGGTGAAATTCTGGGTCGTTCACCGGCAATGCAAACGGTCTATGAACTGATCCTCAAGGCTGCCGCAACGGATGCCTGTGTTGCGGTATTCGGTGAGACAGGCTCGGGCAAGGAACTCGTCGCCCGCGCCATACACAATCATAGTGACAGAAAAGATAAGCGATTCGTGGCGGTGAACTGTGGTGCGATTCAAGAATCATTGTTTGAAAGGGAGTTTTTCGGACATCGTAAAGGGGCCTTTTCCAGCGCCCATGCCGATGCGCCGGGCTACCTGGACATAGCCGACGGCGGCACCTTGTTTCTCGATGAAGTCAGTGAGCTGACCATTAATATGCAGGCCAAACTGCTAAGAGCCATAGAGGGAGGAGAGTACCGTCCGGTCGGCGGCACGGAAGTCCTGTCATCGGATTTTCGCATCATATCTGCATCAAATGTGCCCTTGGTCGATAAAGTAACCGCCGGTCGCATGCGACATGATTTTTATTATCGTATACAGGTGATCCAAATCCAGTTGCCTCCAATGCGGGAACGCAGACAAGACATCCCCTTGTTGGTGGAGCATTTTTTGGAAAAGATGAAGGCTCCCCCCGGCATTTCCAAAGTGCCAGGTCGTATATTGGATATTCTGATGGAGTATGACTGGCCCGGCAATGTCCGCGAATTACGCAATGTATTAAAGCGTTACGTGACCTTGGGTCGCATCGAATTTCTTTCGCCGGGTTCCGTGCCTAAGACAGCACCGATCACAAAAGAAATTAATCTACACGAAGCCTTACATGAATTGGAAAAATCTCTCATTACAAAAGCTTTAAAGCAGGCGGGAGGCAACCGAACCCTGGCCGCCAAAATGTTGGGTATTTCCAGAAGAGCGCTTTTCCGGAAGATGTCCTTGACTTAA
- a CDS encoding NAD(P) transhydrogenase subunit alpha: MRIGIPKEILTAEKRVAAIPRIIGRYIDLGFDVAVESSAGEGIYISDDEYEFAGAKLIPDAESLFAESDIVLKVNQPVFNERVKQHEVNMLRDGSILITFLNPDASENHDMISRLIDKNITTFTMDGIPRISRAQRMDALSSMRAVTGYKAVIMAANQLPRFVPKVSTANGTIGPAQFLVIGTGAVGLQAIATAKQLGGVVKALDIRENATLEARRLGAKVIQFYFPQELAVAKEGYLKSVNGKWLEIEKSIIALHLEDADVVILSAHVPGEVAPVLVTEQMIFTMKPGSVIMDISVGNGNNCEVTEPGKVIQRLGVYVCGIKNFSGVMAMDASTLYSENLYYFVKHLFKKGTGKIDLKDEIVKGSLVTHDGEILHRLTLKALTLREA, encoded by the coding sequence ATGCGGATCGGAATACCAAAAGAGATCTTGACCGCAGAAAAAAGAGTGGCGGCCATACCGAGGATCATAGGAAGGTACATTGACCTGGGTTTTGATGTGGCAGTAGAATCATCGGCTGGGGAGGGAATTTATATAAGCGATGATGAATACGAATTTGCAGGAGCAAAGTTAATTCCTGATGCGGAAAGTCTGTTCGCCGAATCCGATATCGTTTTGAAGGTAAATCAGCCGGTGTTTAACGAAAGGGTTAAACAGCACGAGGTGAACATGCTTAGGGACGGGAGCATTTTGATTACGTTCCTGAATCCGGACGCCTCTGAAAATCATGACATGATCAGCCGGCTCATAGATAAAAACATCACAACTTTCACAATGGACGGCATCCCGCGCATATCTCGTGCCCAGAGAATGGATGCCTTATCTTCCATGCGCGCGGTCACCGGGTATAAGGCCGTTATCATGGCGGCTAATCAATTGCCGAGATTTGTGCCGAAGGTCAGTACCGCGAATGGTACAATTGGGCCGGCTCAATTTTTAGTCATAGGCACAGGTGCTGTGGGACTCCAGGCTATTGCCACAGCAAAACAGCTTGGCGGCGTTGTCAAGGCACTTGATATTCGCGAAAATGCCACCCTTGAGGCGAGAAGATTGGGAGCAAAGGTGATCCAATTTTACTTTCCCCAAGAATTGGCAGTCGCAAAAGAAGGCTACTTGAAATCAGTAAACGGGAAGTGGCTTGAAATTGAAAAAAGTATCATCGCTCTTCATTTGGAAGATGCTGACGTGGTAATTCTCAGCGCTCACGTTCCAGGTGAGGTTGCACCTGTTCTGGTTACAGAACAGATGATTTTCACCATGAAGCCGGGTTCGGTCATTATGGATATCTCAGTCGGAAATGGGAATAACTGCGAAGTGACCGAACCTGGGAAAGTTATACAGAGATTGGGCGTTTATGTCTGCGGAATCAAGAATTTTTCAGGCGTGATGGCGATGGACGCAAGCACACTGTACTCTGAAAACTTATACTATTTTGTCAAACATCTGTTCAAAAAAGGCACGGGAAAAATCGATCTGAAAGATGAAATCGTTAAAGGCAGTCTTGTCACCCACGACGGGGAAATATTGCATCGGTTGACTTTGAAGGCTCTTACGCTCAGAGAAGCTTGA
- a CDS encoding isoamylase early set domain-containing protein translates to MKTARHAPKMKRQKVTFIFESTDASKIFLSGDFNEWSPNSHPMKNDGNGIWSCTMMIPPGNYEYKFIANEKWIEDPRNDQTCPNVFGTYNSVLDLKPK, encoded by the coding sequence ATGAAAACAGCAAGGCATGCACCCAAAATGAAGCGGCAAAAAGTTACGTTCATATTTGAATCCACCGATGCCAGTAAGATTTTCCTTTCAGGGGATTTTAACGAGTGGAGTCCTAACTCTCATCCCATGAAAAATGATGGAAATGGTATATGGAGTTGCACCATGATGATCCCGCCGGGAAACTATGAGTATAAATTTATAGCAAATGAAAAGTGGATAGAAGATCCTCGGAATGATCAGACTTGCCCGAATGTTTTCGGAACTTACAACAGCGTGCTTGACTTGAAGCCAAAATGA
- a CDS encoding PAS domain S-box protein, whose protein sequence is MRKNKQQERDIRVGDRVDYKAVVSAVNESIVIMQDGKIVFANPAFNRLTGKSIPEIIGASFVDFVSSNDTKHVMERVKDIGKQRGRKSQIEFHLHAKHIKPVLVDMDMCVIGYGGRNAILGWLTDITERRQKTLETQRLQKRLRNILDSMRHVILSFSFSEPDDEVKVRDAAFFDAHLVETNPAAEALYDVPIEEFLAKKRSIFDFIHEEDREKVLRHYQNLEAEGSGEVTYRVTRPDNEVRWVLDYGKVEYRENKRVRRLNRFIEDITSKTKALEELNASEKKYRRVFERSKDMIYVLEPDGSFIDINPAGVELLWLESKEAAVRRNIKEFFVDPRSCDAFLMELMEKGTASYGREMLRNNRGEIIEVDLNGSARRDVSGKAISYHGIVTNISEALRWKELESIGQLAGCFADDLASPLSTIMMNLSIAEDTITDLKKNMDKCTEADKALNMDDVGKEIHHHFEEIVDSMNSSMSACKDIAVRLKEIREEYWRLRKVSDGTGGIIYERRNKRPPDGNQRLARG, encoded by the coding sequence ATGAGAAAGAATAAACAACAAGAGAGAGATATTCGTGTTGGCGACCGTGTGGATTACAAGGCTGTCGTATCTGCCGTTAACGAAAGCATAGTTATAATGCAGGATGGTAAAATCGTTTTTGCAAATCCTGCTTTCAACCGGCTGACTGGAAAGAGCATTCCTGAAATCATAGGGGCCTCCTTTGTGGATTTCGTTTCCTCAAATGACACGAAACACGTGATGGAACGGGTTAAAGACATTGGAAAACAACGAGGCCGGAAAAGCCAAATCGAATTTCATCTGCATGCCAAACATATAAAACCAGTGCTGGTGGATATGGATATGTGCGTTATCGGGTACGGCGGACGGAACGCAATCCTTGGGTGGTTGACCGACATAACGGAAAGGCGGCAGAAAACCCTTGAAACCCAGAGACTTCAAAAGAGGTTGCGAAACATTCTCGACTCCATGCGTCACGTGATACTGTCATTTTCATTCAGCGAACCGGATGACGAAGTCAAGGTTAGAGATGCCGCTTTTTTCGATGCGCACCTTGTCGAAACCAATCCTGCCGCAGAGGCGTTATATGACGTTCCAATAGAGGAGTTTCTTGCCAAGAAAAGGAGCATTTTTGATTTTATTCATGAGGAAGACAGGGAGAAGGTGCTGCGGCATTACCAAAACTTGGAAGCGGAAGGTTCCGGCGAGGTGACTTACAGAGTTACGAGACCAGACAATGAAGTCCGATGGGTTTTGGATTATGGGAAAGTGGAGTACCGGGAAAATAAACGGGTTAGAAGGCTCAATCGCTTTATCGAGGACATTACTTCGAAAACAAAAGCCTTAGAGGAATTGAATGCCAGTGAAAAAAAATACCGTAGAGTATTCGAAAGATCCAAAGACATGATCTATGTTTTGGAACCCGATGGGAGCTTTATCGACATTAATCCTGCGGGGGTGGAGTTGCTCTGGCTGGAGAGCAAGGAGGCGGCGGTTCGCAGAAACATCAAGGAGTTTTTTGTCGATCCTCGATCCTGCGATGCCTTTTTAATGGAGTTGATGGAAAAGGGCACAGCGTCCTATGGTAGGGAGATGCTCCGCAATAACAGGGGAGAAATCATCGAGGTTGACTTAAACGGTAGTGCCAGAAGAGATGTCAGCGGGAAAGCGATATCTTACCATGGAATCGTTACCAACATCAGCGAAGCGTTGCGGTGGAAGGAACTTGAGTCTATCGGTCAGCTCGCGGGATGCTTCGCGGATGATCTGGCATCACCGCTGAGTACAATCATGATGAACCTTAGCATTGCCGAGGATACTATTACGGACCTTAAAAAAAATATGGATAAGTGCACGGAAGCCGATAAAGCACTCAACATGGACGATGTCGGCAAAGAGATTCACCACCACTTTGAAGAGATCGTTGACTCCATGAATTCGTCCATGAGTGCCTGCAAGGATATCGCGGTAAGGCTAAAGGAAATCAGAGAGGAATACTGGCGTTTAAGGAAAGTTTCTGACGGAACCGGGGGAATCATCTACGAGAGGCGGAACAAGAGACCGCCTGACGGGAACCAACGCTTGGCTCGGGGTTGA
- a CDS encoding DUF5698 domain-containing protein yields the protein MIDQNILLTGVIIFFARICDVSIGTVRTIVTVQGRTAIAFCLAIFEIIIWVTVASTVINQITDKPLLVIFYAFGFATGNVVGILVERKLAFGTKILRIITPDKGPIIATHLRGKGQPVTVFQGEGMRGPVNELYIACRRRDLKWILPDVRRIDPKLFYVIEQARDMSKIYRPICSPLGGWRAINKRK from the coding sequence ATGATCGATCAAAATATTCTCCTGACAGGGGTCATCATTTTTTTTGCCAGGATCTGTGACGTGTCCATCGGCACCGTTCGAACGATCGTCACGGTTCAAGGACGAACCGCCATTGCATTTTGTCTGGCCATTTTTGAAATCATCATCTGGGTGACCGTCGCCAGCACGGTAATCAATCAGATCACGGACAAACCACTGCTGGTCATTTTTTATGCATTTGGTTTTGCCACCGGCAACGTGGTGGGGATTCTTGTAGAGCGAAAACTGGCCTTTGGAACCAAAATCCTCAGGATTATCACTCCAGACAAAGGTCCCATTATCGCAACGCATTTGAGAGGAAAGGGTCAACCGGTCACCGTGTTTCAGGGCGAGGGCATGCGGGGACCGGTCAATGAACTTTATATCGCCTGCCGGCGCCGAGATCTGAAATGGATACTCCCAGACGTTCGGCGCATTGACCCAAAATTGTTCTACGTCATCGAACAGGCCCGTGACATGAGCAAAATTTACCGGCCGATCTGCTCGCCACTTGGTGGCTGGCGAGCGATCAACAAAAGAAAGTAA
- a CDS encoding peptidoglycan bridge formation glycyltransferase FemA/FemB family protein, with the protein MDRDNIKIRLRQKEAGRLLPTDIVFQTGFWSTVKSHLGWTPLAFDFTSSGSDGDFLVLTRTVLPGIAVAYVPQGPEFSPELDQYGLFLEALSGEVKRHLHPSVAFIRYDLPWKSQYADHSVIGCLHRQLFERPETRLQELRMNFGTKRWNIRKAMVDLTFTDRLVLDLRRSEEQFMSGMKSKTRYNIRLAQRRGVKVFQASPDLLPAFYELHRQTAERNHFQLCEYKHFAALFPSESSAPDSAKVLFLLAKHGRDLLAGAIIVISGQTATYLFGASSNEKRNLMAPYLTQWTAMQIARSKGCLNYDLGAVSPGKDETHPYFGLYRFKTGFGGNIIHQSGTWDYPLDDMGYTTFRNSEMLDGILRTA; encoded by the coding sequence ATGGACCGGGATAACATTAAGATACGTTTGAGACAAAAGGAAGCAGGGAGGCTTCTCCCTACGGATATCGTCTTCCAGACGGGATTCTGGAGCACCGTCAAGTCTCACCTTGGTTGGACGCCGCTCGCATTCGATTTCACGTCTTCGGGCTCAGATGGTGATTTCCTTGTTCTGACGAGGACCGTATTGCCCGGGATCGCTGTGGCCTATGTTCCACAGGGCCCTGAATTCAGTCCTGAACTGGATCAGTACGGACTTTTCCTGGAGGCACTATCTGGTGAGGTAAAGAGACATTTGCATCCCTCGGTAGCCTTCATCCGGTATGATCTCCCTTGGAAATCACAGTATGCAGATCATTCGGTCATTGGTTGTTTGCACCGCCAATTATTCGAGCGTCCTGAAACGCGATTACAGGAGTTGCGTATGAATTTCGGCACGAAGCGCTGGAACATTCGAAAGGCGATGGTTGATCTCACTTTTACTGATAGACTCGTGCTTGATCTGCGCCGTAGTGAAGAACAATTCATGTCCGGAATGAAGTCCAAGACGCGGTACAATATCCGGTTGGCTCAAAGAAGAGGGGTTAAGGTGTTCCAAGCCTCTCCGGATTTACTCCCGGCCTTCTACGAACTCCACCGGCAGACAGCAGAGCGCAACCATTTTCAACTCTGCGAATACAAGCACTTCGCAGCGCTTTTCCCTTCAGAATCCTCGGCTCCCGATTCAGCAAAGGTTTTGTTCCTTCTCGCAAAGCACGGTCGGGATTTGCTCGCTGGGGCCATTATCGTGATCTCGGGCCAGACGGCAACCTATCTTTTTGGCGCCTCTTCTAATGAGAAACGGAATTTGATGGCACCTTATTTAACCCAATGGACGGCAATGCAGATTGCTCGGTCAAAAGGGTGCCTGAACTATGATTTGGGGGCGGTTTCACCAGGAAAAGACGAAACTCACCCGTACTTTGGACTGTACCGCTTTAAAACGGGATTCGGCGGGAATATTATCCATCAGAGCGGAACCTGGGATTATCCCCTTGATGACATGGGCTATACGACCTTCCGCAATTCCGAGATGCTTGACGGAATCCTTCGCACCGCATGA